A genomic window from Fibrobacterota bacterium includes:
- a CDS encoding thiol-disulfide oxidoreductase DCC family protein has protein sequence MAPHLILFDGVCPFCNGAVNFVLSHDPSGTFVFSPLQSTHGQHSMELQGIASDRLDTLVLIKNGRTFVRSDAVLEIAKDLPGPWSLLRVFRVVPRPLRDLLYRLVARYRYVPFGKRATCRMPTPKDHDRFLPKAK, from the coding sequence ATGGCCCCACACCTCATCCTCTTCGACGGCGTGTGCCCCTTCTGCAACGGTGCCGTGAACTTCGTCCTGTCGCACGACCCGTCGGGAACCTTTGTCTTCTCTCCCCTGCAGAGCACGCATGGCCAGCATTCCATGGAACTTCAGGGAATTGCCTCCGATCGCCTGGACACCCTGGTCTTGATCAAGAATGGCCGAACCTTCGTCCGGTCGGACGCCGTTTTAGAGATCGCCAAGGACCTCCCTGGACCGTGGTCGCTGCTGCGAGTCTTCCGGGTGGTGCCTCGCCCTCTCCGGGACCTCCTCTACCGGTTGGTGGCACGGTACCGTTATGTTCCCTTCGGAAAGCGCGCCACCTGCCGGATGCCCACCCCAAAGGACCACGATCGATTCTTGCCAAAGGCCAAATAG